CCATTTTAGAAACTTTGAACATAGATAGAGACATATAACCTACAGATTATCAAGTATGTCAAGTTTAATTGCTTAATTGTAACTAACTACTTCTAAAAGATTATAATAGTTAAGATGTTCAGTTAGTTAGTTAAAAAGGTTTATATCCTATCCTCTGTACATATAGGACTTCTTGTACCATTCTAACTAACTGAACATCTTAACTGTCATAATCTGTTAGAAGTAGTTAGTTACACTTAAAATACTAACTGTACATCTTAACTGTCATACTATGTTAGAAGTAGTTAGTTGCAATTAAGAAATGAAACTTGACAAAGTATCTTCACCGAACCATAGAAGTAATCAGGATATacacaatataaaattaatagtaatttgGGCTTATGATTATGATACTACTTATAAACCTTAATATATAGATGGAAGGTTACTTGTTAAACATCCAAGAGCCACATCATAGAAAGTTAGTTTAACAACAGCAGTCTTTACATTTCTAAACTCAAATTAACTAGCAGTATTTCATAGGATAAAACTACCAATAGACTAGGTAAAGCCAATTGGCATACCGGAAGACCAAATGCCATGGCTTCTATAGTCACCCGTCCAAATGTTTCTCCCAATCCCTGTTCaccattttgcaaaaaaaataaaattcgttacagtgcatttttttttcaagcaaTGTAGTAATGATAGATGCTAGCAGAGTAATGGATGCAGCAAGTGTAATACTTATACTATATGATAACAAGAAGAATAATAACAATGCCTTATTCCACTTGGTGAGAGCTAAGTTGATAGACTCAATCTCTGAGTTCTGCACTCACAATGCATATATTTTATGACATGATAAAATGGTTTACCTGAGAGTTTATGGCATAAACATCTGCTGCAGAGTAAAGTGAGGCAACACGTGTTGTGGCTGAGGTCCACAAAACTGACTTTGACAAGTTTGAATGCCGTGCTAAGAAACTTAGAAGACCTTTAACATAATCCACCTTGTTACTCTTAGATCCCACAGAACCAATGAGAATTTTGAGAGATTGTGCCATTGTTCCATTGTTTTGGGACAACACTTCCCTTGTTCTGTGAACATAAAAACTATACATCAGTAGTGCAATAAATGAATACATTTATGACGCTACACTACCATATACTTTTTAGCTTCATGTAACCTGTTTATAAAATTGCTTGAGATATTGTTCAAGGCTACACTGTTATCCTTCAACAAATTTCTAATATGATGTCTTCTAGCCAAGGTAGATAGGTATTCTCCATCATCTGATGACTCCGGTATTTTCTTATCATCTTGTTGCAATGGTCCATGTTCTACCATTGAGCGTGCTGATTCAAGAAGCAATAGCTGACCCTTCCCACGGTTGATGCTACTGAGAGTCATAACAAGTATATCATTATCATTCAATCCCATTTCTCTTCGGATAGAATCTCGCAACAACTTCCTTCTCTCATCCATTTTTGCAGCACTGAAGGATGGAACTTTAAGTGTAGAGGGAATGCCAGCTACAAAAGCTAGTTCATCATTAACAGACAATGGGACGAGTGCAAGCTGAGAGCTCAGTTTTATGCCTTCTTCTACACACCATTTTTGCCATTGCCTAGATTGTGATTCAGACAGAAAAACCAATGTATTCACTCTCTGCAACACATCCTTTGCCCGATCAAAGTACTCTCGTCGGTTTTCCATAATCCACCAAGCAACTTGATTTGCACCAGCGGGAAAATGTTCAATGTATTGTTCTGGAAATATATTAGAAAGGTGTTCCAATAAGACATGTGTACAAGTATATAGTTACTTACTCATTTTTTCCATAATGTTTATGAACCATCACATAATATATAGAAGCTCTCAATTTGATAACGgtacaaattttcaaaaataatgaaacttaaCCACTTTTTCTATCAATTCTCATTGTCAAATAGTTAAGAGGCTAAAGTTTATGTTCATATGAAAAGCTAGGCATGGAGAGAATCCTTTGTCAATGTCATTTAGTAagatattaaaagattaaatagaTTGCATGACATGGTAACAAGTAAAAGTCCTATGCCAGTAAGTTTAGAGTTAGTCGGAGGATATGATATTAAGCCTCTGATATTTTGGTATCCTTCATGTAGAAAAATAAGGTCTTCAAAATTGTATATTCCAGTTTTTAAACTCAATGGTCCATGTTCTATTATAAGGAGCAGCAACTACCAAGCATATGCTGTTGTACCAGAGCTAGAAATTGATGTTGATTCTTCATCAATGTGTGCTTTTGTGCTGTGTTTAAAAACTATTTAGCCGCAAATACATCCACTTTTCAACACTGAAAACTACAACACTGCATAAGGAAAAACTTAACCAGTTTGATCATACCAATCCATGATGTACAGACAGCTGATCCAGCAATGACAAGATCTGCCTTGTTTGCAATTTTGAAGCTGAGATATGCCTTGTCATCAAGCACCTTGATTCGTCTCCTAGCAAGTTCTTGCATCAAACCACCCTTCCTGCTAAGCACCACAGCTGAAACAGAAGCTCCACAACTCAAGAGTTCAGTTGCCAACTCCATCATTGAAAGTGGAGCACCAGTCATGGAAAGCTCATGAAATATCAAAACAAACCTTCTTGACCAAACAAGGCGTGCGAATTCCCCCTTCTTATCACAGGTTTCATAACGCCTCTGAGGACTCCATTGCAGAATTCTATCCTCTATCGAACCAAATGGACCAACAAGGAATCCATAGGTATCATTCCTGAGGGGAATTTCTGGCTCTTGCTCCTCTATATCACTGCTCTCAAGTATATGTTTTCGCCTCCTCGTACCTCGCAAAGCATGCGTTGATCGCTTTCTTCTGTTCCTTTTCTTTGAGCTAGCCTTAAGTTGAGATAGAACACCGTATTCTTTCTTGGCCAAAGCCACATCAACTGTTTTGTTCTCAACTAATTCAATATTTACAGATAAGGAAATGTTCTTGGCAATCAAATCAAGATGCTGATTCTGTCCAACGTAAGAGTTTGTTGTATCACTTTGCCTGCTTCCAAAGCCTGAAAATTCTTCTTCCTTATCATCATGTGCCCACCTTGACTGAACATAAAATCCAAGATAAGCCCAAAGGGTAATCAGAAGCAGCCACAACAGTAACCGGTTGCTACCATAGCACTGTGCATCACCCTTGCTTTCTCTTCTTGGTGTCAAGGTAGAATATGGTCGCTGAAATGAAGGAAAATGTTGTGGAGATGATCTTCCAGATAACGCAGCTTTCAAACTGATACCTGATCTTGATGAAGACTGCTTCTGCTTAGTTAAATGCACATGAACTTCTCCTTTGTTGTTGCAATCCTCCATTATTAACTATATCACAAAAGAAGCCTGAGGTTGAGGCACACTTGTAAATTCACTTCCTTTTTTGTGATCATTGCTTTCAACATTGttgcttctcttctctctcactCACTTACCGTATATAGGAAGTTTAAGGTATATCTAGAAAGAAACAACGGTAAAGAAAAACTGTTATAGTTCTTGAAGCATAGctaagaagagaaagagagagagtagGCTAAGGTTCTTAAAAAAGAAGGTAAGAGCATGCGTTAGCGTTACGTTTAACGGTTTCAATACAAGGATTTGTTTGTGCTTACAGGGTCAACGACCATTCTTGAATTGGCTCCTTCAcctgaaaagtgaaaaaaggAGTTCAACAActgaacaacaaaaaaagtggaAAAGAAGACACAGAGAGGGGTATGAGTTTGAGTTTGACACAACGAATGCACGTGTGTCGCACATGTATGAGGTTGGTCAACCATAGCAAACTCAATTTTCTTTGTGACCAaaccaaaaaatttatattataatatgacATAACTATTGTTATCTCACTTTTTTGTATATAGAATAGaacatttaaaaaaactgaaaatttaaaaataacttttcttGTTTCATGTTGAGGATTAAGAATCAATTTTCGTAAactattgaattaattattagaggATTCGCTGGTGGCAACAACTTTCATGTGCAAGGTCGGATGTCACGTCACCGTGTTGGACTGTTGGTAAAATGATAATGAAATGTTCTCCCAATTTCTGttataaagtaatttaattatttttttggttgatcTTTTCATTAAGTAATTgatgatatattaataatttttaacacattcaaatatttttattttttttaaaatacaattatttctttaaaaacagATTAAAACAGGCACTTGACTTCAGCTTCATGGTTGGACAATGGCAATATACAGCAAAATAGCGAATGATTCACGCGTCACGATTTTTATTATAGTTGACCAACTATAACCATTTAATTCTCGCCATTATTGTAAAAGAAACTAGTGTTCTTTCGTTAATTTAGACAAAACTAGAATTACATTTAACACTTCAACAGATCTAATACGAAAACAATGCACATTCATGTTTTGTTCATTAATGTAGCAGTGTTCTAGTCACTGATTTGCTAGAGACTAGACTAAAACTATTTGAAATGGTGTAAAAGGAGTATATCTTTTATTGTCTGTTTGAGAagagaattaaaaacaaattgtaagacaaaaaatatttaagaatattttttaagacaaaTATTCACCTCTAAAATGACAAAATGGAAGTAGAAAAATTACTTTatctatttttcttgttttagtttttttaaaaacccacCAGGTGTGACACAAGTTACAAATAACTTGAGTCCTCTAAACATATGTGAGGATTCAATTCCTGTCTATGTGAATAAAACAGcacatgtaagaaaaaaaaattgtgcttaattagtattttattttcttaaaaaattagtcTCATGACCTTACTATcaggaaaaaaattgtaaagtcttttttttattgatatgaaAAAAGTTTACATTTTTCACTCATTTCAACTTATCTAAATGAACAGTAAAAAgtttacttattttcttttttatatttctactCATTCAGAAAAACATCTTTCCTGCTCAACTTATCTTTAAtttctactatttttttctCCCTTATTTCCTcaatctttcatttttcatccaAACAAATTGCAAGGGACAACTATTGAAAGCCACTTTCACGGGTAATAGCCACCATAGGTATGATCAAATATATAGATACAGCAGTAGGTAGCAAAATCAAATAGCCACGAGGCAATAGAAATGGTCATTATATAATGCAGGAAAACTGTTGATAGTATGATAGCAAACTATGTCACAATAGGTGTAAAAATTTGGAAATAGAACCGTTCAGCTAAAAGTAATTGaactaaagaaaaaaaggaacaatACATTAAAAATGTCTCATAAGCTTATAGATGATATAAGCACATGGTCAAACCAGACGCATAACAAAACCCTTTACATGAGAAACTTTTCATCCACGATGCAATCAGCTGCTGCACAACTATAATTATGGCTTCTTTCTATATTTGTAGTTCCAGAGAAGCCTGCCTGTGTTTCACACAAGCTTCACTAGAAAACCAAACCGCAAGAAAAACCTGGAAAGAAGCCAGAAATTGTCAGTGTTTTCTCGATTATAAAGGTACAAAACAAAGCAAGAGATTTGGCTCCACCAAAATGAGAGACTCACTTTAGAATCGttgatggaaaaataaaagtcGATATTTCAATATTATGTGCACATAATATCAAtctttgattttcttatcaaCGACCAAGATTACTTACTTTTCTCTAAAGTGAATTGCTCTCCTTAGAAGAGTCAAATCCACGAAGTAACTATAACTAGTAATAATTAAGTCGTACCAAGCAACTATCACCCGTCAAGCTGCAATAATTTCTACTATGGGGAACAGCAAGAGCAGGCATTATATAACTGCAATGACAAAAATaggaaagggggagaaaaatgaaACAGCTAAGTGAGTCCAAGGAAAACCATACTAATGTTTTGTTGTAGCCAACAAAAAAGGTCCATGGCAAGGCAAACCCTTCAACAGGCAACAAGTCCCtttactttaatattttctaaGACTAGACATATAtcctcaaatattttaatttagaaattccTTTCTGCTATTTAAAATCTATTGCCCCTAAAGCCAAAAGGGAGATGGGCAAACAGAAAGCCAAAGAAGGTTTTCAAATCCAGTTCCTCTAAAGTGAGGGGTACActttagagaataaaaaaaaattaacaactgaTATTGTGACTAAAATTAAGTACATGCATAACAAATTAACGAACTTATTTAGTTATGATTTCAACCATTTTCTAATCAATGGTTATCGGTGTACTTTATTTTCTAATGTGTACTTCCCTCACTTTAAAAGAACTAAATGCAATTTTCTTCATTGGCTCTGTTAAATGATGATGAAGCCCAAGGATACAAAATTAGCACACctcttaattagaaaataaaatattctcaaAAAGAACACAAGTTCAGTAGCTACAAGTTACCTAAAAAATCTGAAACTTATCGTAGCCCAAAGTGCTCCAGATCAAAAGCTAGAGAACAAAGGGCCAGGAAAAAGGCCTGTATAACAAAATTACCAAAACTTAGAAATTTGAAGCAACATCaaccaatataataataatgaagacATTAATTAGGCAAtaagccaataacaaacctttaTCTgcttatttcaaatttcaaacaagcTGCATCCTATTCACTGACCAAAATTCATCTCTGAATATCTGCATAGGGCATAACCAAGTAACTGGCATTCGTTGAAATTACATATCTAATACACAATTGTGCCATACTAACCAAGATGTGCATTCCCAATTTCACTCAAACAAAGTAATACTTAAAACAATTAATGATGGTTTTGCAATCCAACTTGCCTTCGGGGTTTATTCTGCCATTGCTCAAACTCATCACTTGCAAGCTCTACAGACAGACAAATCACAAATGATAATGTTAGTCACCAAGGGCAATGGATAAAGAGTATCAGAGGAAATGGAATGTCAATGTTTACCAGATCTCTGAGGTGGCTTCAATTCATGATTATCTTTATCAACATTATGTTCCTTGCTGCAcagattcaaaaacaaaaggaaaaaagaaatcaagaacCAAGCAATAGGATACAGCAACATTGAAAAGGAAATGGTGGtaaataatatgaatatatCTCAATGCTATAAAACTTGGCAAACCTTGAAGTACCCAATGCAGAGGCCTGTCCAGATTGTTGATTACTTGCACCATCAACAGGAAGGAATGGGTATGTAGCCCCTAAAGCTCCTGCAGAACCAGCCAAGACTGGCAGCCTAAAGCAAAGTAAGATGAAATTATTATGGGTTCTAATACAAAGGGAACAAAAAGGAatcaaagtttttcttttttaagtaaaaaaaaagaactaataaCACAAAAGACATTCTTGCATGATCACTTccttatcatgatttttgtcaTTGATATACACTGTTCTTATAGAAATGTATAGAGAGATTAGGACCATCACAATGGCACTAAAACAAGTGAATTGCCCATTCCTCAAACATTACCCAACAGTCCAACACACTCTAAATTCGGAAATTATATCCATACCATGTCATTTCCGACTTTCCCAAACCAAGTTGAGGCTGAGCAACATATCCAGGGAACGCCATGCCGACAGTAGGAACTCCCATACCACCAGGATGCTTGCCCCCAAATTGCATGACTGCATTCCACCAAAACCCAGACAGAATTAGGAAAAAACCATTGACAAGCTAAACAAATTAACTGAAAATAATAACTACAAACAGAAAGCAAAATGGGTGTTAATACTAGAGCCTACATGGTCAAAGTATCCATcttaacattaaataatatattaattttgcacAGGACACtgttacaacttacaacaaCATCGGCAGCATGAGAAATGTCATTCCAGCATCAGATGTTCTAAATGATAACTAATAGGTAGATTGGATCTAACATTTCCATAAAGTCAGCAATGTTGGTACAAACCTGGCAAGAAGGCTGGGAAGTTTGGATCTCCATGACTAACAGCCGCATTTCCTGTGGTGCCCATTACCTGTGCCCCACCATAAATGAAAGAGCCCCTTCCTGCACCTTGGGAACCTTCCCTTCCCTTCCCAACCATAGCACCTTTGACTTTACCTGATTCTGATGCTGCATCCACTTCCCCAGAATCATGTGAACTTATTGGCATGGATGTTTCGAGGGGAGATGAAGATTGAGACCCACTATCAGGCCTATTCCCCAACTGTGGGGCAGTAGCTTGCACAGAAGTTGAATTCCTCCCTGGTGCAGAACTTGTCTGAATAACCTGGAATTGAGATGGAGAAACTTTATTCTGCGAGGGAGCATGCTGATAATTCATCTGTATTGGGATTGATGCACCCCTCCCAGTCCCAGAAGCCCTGAGATGAGGAGATTGAGATGCACTGACTGCAGAAGATCCAGGCTTTCCAACAGATAGAGGGATGGATTCATCAATATACAACTTTGCCATGCTAATGGAATCAACAACGTTGTTTCCCCGAAGCCGTGCATTGTTTTGTTGAACTGGGAAACCCTCATCCACAACAACAGGACTAATGTTCCTGCTACTGCCACCTGTTTGCACCTCCCTTTTTTGTGCCAAATTAATATCTTTGTTGGAAGAGCCTGAGGGGTAAAATGGTGGGGATGCTGAATTCAAATTTGAAGCAACCACTTGATTTTTAACAGGCACAGAGCCAGATTCTACCTTGGAAGCATGTGTGGAAGTCCTCTCCGAACTAACAAAACAATACTTATCAGAATGTCTTGACATTATATCATGTGCCcagcaaattttaaaaaatgaagccTATACTTACTGTTTATTTTGCACTGCAGAAGATGGACCATTGCTTTTATTGGTACGTTCATACTTTTGGGGGCCTCTCCCTTTCACAACTCTCTTAGGTACCTGATTTTGATTGCTACTGTCATTATATCCTGTCCTGTTTCCTTGAACATATCCTCCACGATAAGTGCCTCGACTTTTACCTCGACCACGATAATTACCCTTATAAGGTCTCCCCCTCTAAATTTTAGACAAAAAGCATTAGGAAAGAGTGTCAGAAAAATGACAATTGAACTAACAGAAATGCTTGACCACACAGCACTTTAAAGATCATCACCTCTTCATGGTGCTTTTCGTGCAAAGTAATTTCCTCAAATTTATCATGTCCCCATTTTCTGTCGTCTTTGGACTCCCACAGACTCCTTTCCCCATGTATCCGCCTAagaggaattaaaaaaataagaatttaaataaagcaCACTGACAGTATTTACACTATCATCCAATTATGAATAGCCATGTATAGTAAAATTGTcgaattttgtaataattactttaaagatCACATCTAAGGTGATTCCT
This region of Glycine max cultivar Williams 82 chromosome 7, Glycine_max_v4.0, whole genome shotgun sequence genomic DNA includes:
- the LOC100796443 gene encoding uncharacterized protein gives rise to the protein MEDCNNKGEVHVHLTKQKQSSSRSGISLKAALSGRSSPQHFPSFQRPYSTLTPRRESKGDAQCYGSNRLLLWLLLITLWAYLGFYVQSRWAHDDKEEEFSGFGSRQSDTTNSYVGQNQHLDLIAKNISLSVNIELVENKTVDVALAKKEYGVLSQLKASSKKRNRRKRSTHALRGTRRRKHILESSDIEEQEPEIPLRNDTYGFLVGPFGSIEDRILQWSPQRRYETCDKKGEFARLVWSRRFVLIFHELSMTGAPLSMMELATELLSCGASVSAVVLSRKGGLMQELARRRIKVLDDKAYLSFKIANKADLVIAGSAVCTSWIEQYIEHFPAGANQVAWWIMENRREYFDRAKDVLQRVNTLVFLSESQSRQWQKWCVEEGIKLSSQLALVPLSVNDELAFVAGIPSTLKVPSFSAAKMDERRKLLRDSIRREMGLNDNDILVMTLSSINRGKGQLLLLESARSMVEHGPLQQDDKKIPESSDDGEYLSTLARRHHIRNLLKDNSVALNNISSNFINRTREVLSQNNGTMAQSLKILIGSVGSKSNKVDYVKGLLSFLARHSNLSKSVLWTSATTRVASLYSAADVYAINSQGLGETFGRVTIEAMAFGLPVLGTDAGGTQEIVEHNVTGLLHPIGRAGNRVLAQNLRFLLENRLAREQMGMEGRKKVQRMFLKQHMYEKLVEVLVKCMRRI
- the LOC100796971 gene encoding protein MLN51 homolog, with product MASTVEEKNNVEYDSDPEEAKRPLTMRRREASDDEVTEAEAEAEGEEVTDKMEDSRVEVRSDDEGGVEDYDDDVEEEEEELEEEEEEEEVEVEEEVYEEKGATSGGVEVDEGSADVVKESQDDVRPPLEDSIEDHSEEKKENEPFAVPTAGAFYMHDDRFRDNAGARQRRIHGERSLWESKDDRKWGHDKFEEITLHEKHHEERGRPYKGNYRGRGKSRGTYRGGYVQGNRTGYNDSSNQNQVPKRVVKGRGPQKYERTNKSNGPSSAVQNKHSERTSTHASKVESGSVPVKNQVVASNLNSASPPFYPSGSSNKDINLAQKREVQTGGSSRNISPVVVDEGFPVQQNNARLRGNNVVDSISMAKLYIDESIPLSVGKPGSSAVSASQSPHLRASGTGRGASIPIQMNYQHAPSQNKVSPSQFQVIQTSSAPGRNSTSVQATAPQLGNRPDSGSQSSSPLETSMPISSHDSGEVDAASESGKVKGAMVGKGREGSQGAGRGSFIYGGAQVMGTTGNAAVSHGDPNFPAFLPVMQFGGKHPGGMGVPTVGMAFPGYVAQPQLGLGKSEMTWLPVLAGSAGALGATYPFLPVDGASNQQSGQASALGTSSKEHNVDKDNHELKPPQRSELASDEFEQWQNKPRRYSEMNFGQ